A segment of the Pseudomonadota bacterium genome:
GCGCATAGCGTTAGTTCAGCTCTATGCCCTTTGCTCTCTGCCATTCATTACACTTCCACTATAACATCATAATCAAGGGTTTTCACTATTTTACCTTCTCTCATTTCTCCTACATTGCATGTGCCTTTTATAAAAGCCATGCCATCAATGTCTGGAGCCTGTGTGAGGAGTCTTCCAGTCATTGTTTCTTCTTCTTTTTCCTCAATTATTACCTTTAACCTTTCACCTTTTAACCTCTTTAATCTTCTCTTTGATATATCCTTCTGTATCTCCATAATCTTATTGTACCTTTCCTGTTTTATGCCTTTTCTCACATGTCCTTTCATTCTGCTTGCTAATGTCCCTTCTTCCCTCGAATACATAAATGCCCCCAGCATATCAAACTCCCATTTTTTCACAAAATTACATAGATTAAGAAAATCCTCATCAGTCTCCTTAGGAAAACCAACAATCACTGTGGTTCTCAGTGTAATTTCAGGTATCTCTTTCTTAATCTTATCCAGCAACACCTCTAATTGTGCCTTTGTATAACCCCTGCCCATCAAATTAAGGATTTTGTCTTCAGAATGCTGAATCGGTATATCCATGTAGTTAATAATCCTTTCCTCATTTTTTATCATGTTTATAAGCCCTTCGTCTATGCCTTTTGGGTGCATATACAAAAGTCTTAAAAAATAATCTCCTTCTATATCAAGCAGGGATTTTAATAATATCTTGAGATTTAAACCAGTATGTCTTCCATAAGCTGTGATATCCTGACCAACTATATTAATCTCTTTAAAACCACTATGTATGAGCCATATAAATTCCTTTTTTATGTCTTCTAATGTTCTGCTCTGTAAGCCCCCTCTTATATCAGGGACAGTGCAATAACTGCACCTGTTATCACAGCCTTCCTGAATCTTCAAGTAGGTTGAGGGGCTGCCTGTCAATATCTTTCTTGGAAATGTCTCAGAGAATATGCCTTCCCTATGAAAGAAGCCTTTTCTCTCAATCAATGTTTCTATTTCTTCGTAAAAATTCCTCCCGATAAAAAGGTCTACTTCAGGCAGAAGCCCGGCAAGTTTTTCCCTGTAGCGTTCTACAAGGCATCCTGTTACAACCAGTTTCCTCTGACCACCTTCTACCTCTTTTGCTGCCTCCAGTATGGTCTCGATAGACTCTTTTGCCGCATCCTCAATGAATGCACAGGTATTTATGATAACACAATCTGGTGTTTCGGA
Coding sequences within it:
- the rimO gene encoding 30S ribosomal protein S12 methylthiotransferase RimO; translation: MKFKIISLGCPKNLVESEYIAQRLEKEGHTLSETPDCVIINTCAFIEDAAKESIETILEAAKEVEGGQRKLVVTGCLVERYREKLAGLLPEVDLFIGRNFYEEIETLIERKGFFHREGIFSETFPRKILTGSPSTYLKIQEGCDNRCSYCTVPDIRGGLQSRTLEDIKKEFIWLIHSGFKEINIVGQDITAYGRHTGLNLKILLKSLLDIEGDYFLRLLYMHPKGIDEGLINMIKNEERIINYMDIPIQHSEDKILNLMGRGYTKAQLEVLLDKIKKEIPEITLRTTVIVGFPKETDEDFLNLCNFVKKWEFDMLGAFMYSREEGTLASRMKGHVRKGIKQERYNKIMEIQKDISKRRLKRLKGERLKVIIEEKEEETMTGRLLTQAPDIDGMAFIKGTCNVGEMREGKIVKTLDYDVIVEV